The Herpetosiphonaceae bacterium genomic sequence CGGAGGCCTAAGCTCGCCTGCGGTGGGGCTGAGGCGCGTCTGCTTCAGTCCCACGCTGTCGCCTAGCCTTCGGGATGCGGATGTGAGCGTCCGACAGCGGTGCCGCCTGTCTCGCTTGGCGCTAGATCGGCGATGTCGTCGGGCGGCGCGTGCTGCTCGTAGGATTCCTTGAGCCGTCCCATCAGCTCCTCGCGCCGATCGTAGAGCCGCTTGAGCGGACGCTGCTGGCATACGTCGAGGACATACGCGGCCACGATCGGCATCGCGATCGTCGAGTCGGTGTAGCACACGATCGTATCCGGCAACTGGTCGGGATCGACCTTGCCCCAGGTCATGGCCTCGCTCGGCGTCGCGCCCGACAGGCCGCCGGTATCAGCGCGCGCATCGGTGAACTGGATAAAGTAGTCGTGGCCTTTTTCGGGAATGCCCATGATCTCCTGAATCTGCGGCTCGGTCTGAAGAATAAAATTCTTGGGCGAGCCGCCGCCGAAGATCACCACCGCCGACTGGCCGCCGGTGTGCTTGGCGCTATAGACAATCGCCGTCGTCTCGTTCACATCGGCCTCGACATCGAAGCGTAGGTCGGAGCCTGCCAGGCGCATCGCGGCGATATTCATGCCGATCGTCGAGTCGCCCGGCGACGAGGTGTAGATCGGCACGCCCGCCTCGTAGGCCGCG encodes the following:
- the speY gene encoding deoxyhypusine synthase, giving the protein MYGRKLDPQPLAGGTSVRELVDGHFFAYNAARLREACHLLAQRILSADTTVGVTLSGALTPTGLGYSSLVPLIEAGHIDWIVSTGANLYHDIHRSLGFELFGTSPNVNDLDLRERHIIRIYDILFDQDVLLKSDAFLRQVLKAPEFQRTMSTAELHYNLGKYVREREKILGTSYRSVLGAAYEAGVPIYTSSPGDSTIGMNIAAMRLAGSDLRFDVEADVNETTAIVYSAKHTGGQSAVVIFGGGSPKNFILQTEPQIQEIMGIPEKGHDYFIQFTDARADTGGLSGATPSEAMTWGKVDPDQLPDTIVCYTDSTIAMPIVAAYVLDVCQQRPLKRLYDRREELMGRLKESYEQHAPPDDIADLAPSETGGTAVGRSHPHPEG